A segment of the Erythrobacter sp. F6033 genome:
TTCGCGATTTGCTTAAGTCCCTGCCCTTTTGAGGCGAGCAGCTTTAGCCGCGCTGCCTCTTCAGCGTTCCATGGCTGCTTGTGCCGTTCGAAATGTTCCTTGCCCATGCAGCTTTCCTTGGTCAGAGCCGCCCGAACTTCTCAAGCTTCGCGCGCAAGGCGCTCTCATCGAACGGTTTGACAATGTAATCATCTGCGCCTGCACCGATGCCTTCATGGATGTCTTTCGCCTCACCATTGGAGGTGCAAAACATCACGATCGGTTCTTTCGGCGTTGGAATTGCGCGCAGTTTGGACACGAATTCGATTCCGTCCATCTCGGGCATGTTCCAATCGGTCAGAACCACTGCGGGCATGCTCTGTTTGCAGCGCGCCAGGGCTTCTTCACCGTTTTCGGCCTCAACCGGAACATAGCCCAGGCTTTTTGCGATCTTCGAAGACACTTTGCGAATGACCCGGCTGTCATCGACGATCAGGCAAACTTTGGCAGTTTCCTGTTGCACATCCGTACCGTCAAAGCGTCCGCGCATAGCCTTCGCTTGCTCGACGATCGATTCAGTACCGGATGCCTCACCGCCAGCATGGGCAGCGTCGATCGCTTCCTGAACATCCTCAGGCGCGTCGACAGGCTGCACGTCTTCGCGAGCTTGTGTCAGCCGTTCGGCGAGCGTCTTGCCTTCCATCGCGTGTTTATTGCGGTTCGGGCCGGCGTTGCGTTTGATTAGATTTTGAATGGTTCGTGCTCCCCGCCAAGAACTGCGAAGTCTTGTTCACCGTGCAGAGTGTGAGCTCCATCTGGCTCAGTCTCGCCCTCACCCGGTGTCATCCGCACGTGCAGATACGGCATCCAGATGTCGCCATATTCCGCTTTCTGATACCAAACGTCGAGCACATCATAGCTTGCCCACATGCCATCAGGCTCGCGGAGGCGCAGACCCTCGCCGATGCGCGGAACGGCCGCAAAGCGGATACGCTCCTGATTCTGGTGCGTTTCGTTTTGAACTTCGATCTCAATCACGTGTCTTGGTCCTCGATATTGAGACACGTGCTAAGGGGAAATACTAAAGGATTTATGAGCGCCGCCGATGCTTTTTCAATCTGCGGCGCTCGTTGCCATATCAATCGCTCTTGGCCGGGGCCTTTTTCTTGGCAGGAGCTTTCTTCTTTGCCGCAGGCTTTTTCGCAGCTGCTTTCTTCTTTGGAGCGGCCTTTTTGCGCTTTTTCTTCGCTGGCCCCTTGGCTGCGCGTGCATCGATCAATTCGATGGCTTGCGCGGCTTCGATATCCTCGGGCTTCACGTCCTTGGGGATCGTCGCGTTAACATTGCCGTCGGTGACGTATGGGCCATAGCGCCCCGGCATCACCTTAATCTCGCCGCCGCTGGTCGGATGTTCACCGAGTGTCTTGATCGGCTCTGCCTTGCCGCGAGAACCGCCTTTGCGGTTTGCAGCCTCCGCCAGCATGGTGACGGCGGCGTTCATGCCTGTGTCGAAGACATCGCGTGTGCTGGTCAGCTTCGCATATTTGCCATCATGGCGCAGATACGGGCCATAACGACCAATTGCAGCCTCGATCTCTTTACCCGTTTCAGGGTGCGCGCCGACAATGCGCGGCAGATCAAGCAGTTTGACCGCCCATTCCAGATCGAAATCGTCGAGGTCTTTCGGGATCGAAGCCCGGACTTTCTTTTCGTCCACTTCCATCTCGACATACGGCCCGAAGCGGCCCGATTTCCGATGGATTTCCGCGCCGGTCTCCGGGTGTTCACCCATCAAGCCATCCTCGGCTGGATCGGCACCGTCCGCGCCCGGTTGAGCAAAGCGGCGTGTGTATTTGCACTCGGGATAATTCTGACATGCGATAAACGCACCAAAACGTCCGCCGCGCAGGTTCAGCTTGCCACCTTCGCGTCCCTCTTGCTCGCAAAGCGGGCAGAAACGCGCATCCTTGCCGTCTTCGCGCTCGGGGAAGAGATAGTCGGAAAGATACTCGTCGAGCACTTCGGTGACTTCGCTGGGCAGCTTCTCCATGACCTCTTCGGTCTTGGGCTTGAAGTCCTTCCAGAACTTCGACAGCAGCTCTTTGTAATCCTCGCGCCCGTCGGAAACGACATCGAGCTCGTCCTCCATGCCAGCGGTGAATTCATAGGCGACATAGGTCGGGAAAAACCGTTCGAGGAATGCCGTGAGCAGGCGCCCGCTTTCCTCTGCGAAGAACCGGTTTTTCTCCATGCGGACATAATC
Coding sequences within it:
- a CDS encoding response regulator, encoding MEGKTLAERLTQAREDVQPVDAPEDVQEAIDAAHAGGEASGTESIVEQAKAMRGRFDGTDVQQETAKVCLIVDDSRVIRKVSSKIAKSLGYVPVEAENGEEALARCKQSMPAVVLTDWNMPEMDGIEFVSKLRAIPTPKEPIVMFCTSNGEAKDIHEGIGAGADDYIVKPFDESALRAKLEKFGRL